The proteins below are encoded in one region of Micromonospora sp. DSM 45708:
- a CDS encoding FMN-binding protein, which yields MRRITIWLLSTVAALVLLFSYRTSTMGAGETGAVAAGTDPGAGSWSGTDGGATGSDPSTDTGGGTGTGTGTGGSGTATGSVAQTRWGPVQVKITVSGGKITDVTAVQVPDGNRRDQEINDYAVPILRQEALAAQSAEIDSVSGATVTSDGYRESLQSAIDAAHLR from the coding sequence GTCCACGGTGGCCGCGTTGGTGCTGCTGTTCAGCTACCGGACCAGCACCATGGGCGCCGGGGAGACCGGCGCGGTCGCGGCCGGGACCGACCCGGGTGCCGGCTCGTGGAGCGGCACGGACGGCGGCGCCACCGGGTCCGACCCGTCCACCGACACCGGCGGCGGCACCGGCACCGGCACCGGCACCGGTGGTAGCGGCACGGCCACCGGGTCGGTGGCGCAGACCCGGTGGGGGCCGGTCCAGGTGAAGATCACCGTCTCCGGCGGGAAGATCACCGACGTCACCGCCGTGCAGGTGCCCGACGGCAACCGGCGGGACCAGGAGATCAACGACTACGCGGTGCCGATCCTGCGGCAGGAGGCGCTCGCCGCCCAGAGCGCGGAGATCGACAGCGTCTCCGGAGCCACCGTCACCAGCGACGGCTACCGGGAGTCGCTCCAGTCCGCCATCGACGCCGCGCACCTGCGGTGA